A window of the Oryza brachyantha chromosome 5, ObraRS2, whole genome shotgun sequence genome harbors these coding sequences:
- the LOC102718653 gene encoding G-type lectin S-receptor-like serine/threonine-protein kinase At2g19130, giving the protein MATTPDASSWAALLLFLLLHGSLSRRTADAADTITASRPLSGNQKLVSQGDKFALGFYRPGTGGPLSNWYIAIWYNKVSIQTAVWIANREAPISNPDESQLTISQDGALILLNQSKSVVWSSNNVHNATLPHVNNSSKEAMTTVAVLLNTGNLVLSDASNASHVLWQSFDHLTDTQLPNMKIGWNKATGASTRLVSWRNHYDPSPGLFSVEMDPGDNSQYVFLWNNSIPYFTGGKYDRNTGAFSGIPEMTPMISNSMYTFQYVDNDREAYFMVTIKDDSIFFRLTIDASGQTRSTVWMEDRKEWMLFFLQPKAKCAVYSMCGLFSRCAESALPPCSCLKGFHEQSPSSWISGNYAKGCVRNVDLQCRSNSSAPKKTREDKFYMMNNVRLPDWSRGVPAESVGDCKAACLDNCSCSAYSYNGTCLLWYTDLVNLQDSLDGSGDSIFIRLAASELPDSKIKKWRVVSIIVGGLVALACGVTACICFLRKRAMQAVLPSTADGRLATFKYSDLQLITKGFSEKLGSGSFGSVFKGVLPDKTVVAVKKLEGLRQGEKQFRAEMSTIGTIHHINLVRLLGFCSHGVQRLLVYEHMQNGSLDHHLFAKNAGGLSWSRRYQIAVGVAKGLAYLHEKCRDCIIHCDIKPENILLDASFVPKVADFGLAKLLGRDFSRVLTSMRGTIGYLAPEWISGMAITSKADVFSYGMLLFEIISQRRNVEKGEQAGASMFFPVLTAKKLLEGDLLLFLDPESVDEIDLEELERACKVACWCVQDAESSRPSMGEIVQILEGFVDVGIPPIPRYLHVLAESADHAEISVSE; this is encoded by the exons ATGGCGACCACGCCTGATGCTTCTTCTTGGGCTGCGCTCCTGCTGTTTCTTCTGCTCCATGGATCCCTCTCGCGACGCACAGCTGATGCTGCCGACACGATCACGGCGAGCCGGCCGCTCTCCGGCAACCAGAAGTTGGTGTCCCAGGGTGACAAGTTCGCCTTAGGATTCTACCGGCCAGGTA CTGGTGGACCTCTTAGCAACTGGTATATAGCAATTTGGTACAACAAGGTCTCCATCCAGACTGCCGTGTGGATAGCAAACAGAGAGGCACCAATCTCCAACCCAGATGAGTCCCAGCTCACCATCTCTCAAGATGGCGCCTTGATCTTGCTTAACCAGTCTAAATCAGTAGTCTGGTCGAGCAATAATGTCCACAATGCCACCTTGCCCCATGTTAATAATTCCAGCAAGGAGGCCATGACTACGGTTGCTGTGCTACTTAACACGGGTAACCTTGTGCTTTCAGATGCGTCTAACGCCTCACATGTGCTGTGGCAAAGCTTCGACCACCTCACTGACACACAGCTTCCCAACATGAAGATTGGCTGGAACAAGGCTACGGGTGCAAGCACACGACTTGTGTCGTGGAGAAACCACTATGACCCATCCCCGGGCCTCTTCTCCGTCGAGATGGACCCCGGCGACAATAGTCAGTATGTCTTCCTGTGGAACAACTCCATACCCTACTTCACCGGTGGGAAGTATGACCGAAACACCGGTGCTTTCAGTGGCATTCCAGAGATGACACCAATGATATCGAATTCCATGTACACATTCCAGTATGTGGACAATGACAGGGAGGCCTACTTCATGGTCACGATCAAGGACGACAGCATCTTCTTCCGTCTCACCATTGACGCATCTGGCCAGACAAGGTCGACGGTCTGGATGGAGGATAGGAAGGAGTGGatgctcttcttcctccagccTAAGGCTAAGTGTGCCGTGTACTCGATGTGTGGTCTGTTCAGCAGGTGCGCAGAGAGTGCTCTCCCTCCCTGTAGCTGCCTCAAGGGCTTCCATGAGCAGAGCCCAAGCAGCTGGATCTCAGGGAATTATGCTAAAGGTTGTGTGAGAAACGTGGATCTGCAGTGTCGCAGCAACAGCTCGGCACCGAAGAAGACAAGGGAGGACAAGTTTTACATGATGAACAATGTGCGGCTGCCTGATTGGTCACGTGGTGTGCCTGCTGAGAGTGTTGGTGACTGCAAGGCTGCTTGCCTAGACAACTGCTCGTGCTCGGCATACTCTTACAATGGCACCTGCTTGCTGTGGTACACTGATCTGGTGAATCTTCAAGACAGCCTTGATGGCTCTGGTGACAGCATTTTTATCAGGCTGGCTGCGTCTGAGTTGCCTGACTCAAAGATCAAGAAATGGCGAGTGGTTTCCATCATCGTTGGTGGGCTCGTCGCTCTGGCTTGTGGAGTCACTGCTTGTATATGTTTCCTCAGGAAGAGAGCTATGCAGGCAGTGCTACCTAGTACAGCTGATGGCCGTTTAGCCACCTTCAAGTACAGTGATTTGCAGCTTATAACAAAGGGCTTCTCAGAGAAACTGGGGTCAGGATCATTTGGCTCTGTGTTTAAGGGGGTTCTACCGGATAAAACTGTTGTGGCAGTCAAGAAGTTGGAAGGCCTTCGTCAGGGTGAGAAGCAATTCCGAGCAGAAATGAGCACCATCGGAACCATCCACCACATCAACTTGGTCCGGTTGCTGGGCTTCTGCTCCCATGGTGTGCAGCGTTTGCTCGTCTATGAACATATGCAAAACGGTTCCCTGGATCACCATTTGTTTGCGAAAAATGCTGGAGGTTTGAGCTGGAGCAGAAGATACCAAATTGCCGTAGGAGTCGCCAAGGGGTTAGCCTATCTACATGAGAAGTGCAGAGATTGCATCATTCACTGTGACATCAAGCCAGAAAATATACTGCTCGATGCGTCGTTTGTTCCCAAAGTCGCAGATTTTGGGCTGGCAAAACTCCTGGGTCGAGATTTCAGCAGGGTGCTCACATCAATGAGAGGCACCATAGGATACCTTGCACCTGAGTGGATAAGTGGCATGGCCATAACATCGAAAGCAGATGTATTTAGCTACGGCATGCTGCTTTTTGAGATCATATCACAAAGGAGAAATGTCGAGAAAGGTGAACAGGCCGGTGCAAGCATGTTCTTCCCGGTACTAACAGCGAAGAAACTTCTAGAAGGTGATCTGCTGCTATTTTTGGACCCTGAATCGGTGGATGAAATAGACTTGGAGGAGCTTGAGAGGGCTTGTAAGGTTGCATGCTGGTGTGTTCAGGACGCAGAAAGCTCCAGGCCGTCGATGGGTGAAATTGTTCAGATTTTAGAAGGGTTTGTGGATGTTGGTATTCCTCCCATTCCAAGATATCTCCATGTTCTTGCAGAAAGTGCAGACCATGCTGAGATTTCTGTAAGTGAGTAG
- the LOC102706941 gene encoding obtusifoliol 14-alpha demethylase-like, which produces MEITSTGAVLLAIAALAITAAVTEIARRRRRGVACETPPPPPVVNCTALLGLLPALLRGDVPAMMRRLYTEFGSVFTVGVLRVTFLVGPEASAHFFQGLESEVGHGRLFEFTVPMFGREVGHGVDDATRMEQGRFFVEALKPNRLRIHVDPMVQEVENYFAKWGQDGTVDLKHELEQLLLLISGRCLLGREVMARFDEVCRLFRDIENGLNLMSVFFPYSRVIPSNRRRDAAREKLHAIISDIVRSRKLQGDHHHDHQEAAGNGKHDVLQSLIDSRYRDDGRAAAEAEVAGLVISLLFAAKHTSTHASVWTGARLLSHREFLAAAVDEQEHLVRKHAAAAADGTGTITDHYGFLTDMPTLHRCIKEALRLHPPAPTMVRTALKQFAVRTREGHEYRVPAGHTIASPIVISNRVAYIYKDPHLYDPGRFGPGREEDKVGGKFSYTSFGGGRNSCVGEGYAYLQIKAIWSHLLRNFELRLVSPFPKTDWSKLVPEPKGKVMVSYKRRQLSTT; this is translated from the exons ATGGAGATAACAAGCACCGGCGCCGTGCTGCTCGCCATAGCCGCCCTGGCCATCACTGCAGCTGTCACCGAGATCgcaagacgacgacgacgaggagtcgCCTGCgaaacgccgccgccgccgccggtagtGAACTGCACTGCTCTCCTGGGGCTCTTGCCCGCTCTCCTCAGAGGCGATGTACCGGCGATGATGCGCCGGCTGTACACGGAGTTCGGCAGCGTGTTCACCGTGGGCGTGCTGAGGGTGACCTTCCTGGTCGGGCCAGAGGCGTCGGCGCACTTCTTCCAGGGGCTGGAGTCGGAGGTCGGCCATGGCAGGCTGTTCGAGTTCACGGTGCCCATGTTTGGCCGAGAGGTCGGCCATGGCGTGGACGACGCCACCCGGATGGAGCAGGGCCGCTTCTTCGTTGAGGCCCTGAAGCCGAACAGGCTGAGGATCCATGTCGACCCCATGGTTCAGGAGGTTGAG AACTACTTCGCAAAATGGGGGCAAGACGGCACGGTTGATCTGAAACATGAGCTAGAGCAGCTACTCCTGCTGATCTCAGGCCGATGCCTACTCGGCCGAGAGGTGATGGCGAGGTTCGACGAGGTCTGCAGACTATTCCGCGACATCGAGAACGGCTTAAACCTGATGAGCGTCTTCTTCCCCTACTCCCGGGTCATCCCCTccaaccgccgccgcgacgcggcgcgcgAGAAGCTCCACGCCATCATCTCCGACATCGTGAGATCCCGCAAGCTGCAGGGAGACCACCACCACGACCACCAGGAGGCCGCCGGTAATGGCAAGCACGACGTGCTCCAGAGCCTGATCGACTCCAGGTACAGGGACGAcgggcgcgccgcggcggaggcggaggtcgCCGGGCTCGTCATCAGCCTGCTCTTCGCCGCGAAGCACACGAGCACCCACGCCAGCGTCTGGACGGGCGCTCGCCTGCTCAGCCACCGCGagttcctcgccgccgccgtcgacgagcaGGAGCACCTCGTCAGGaaacacgccgccgccgccgccgacggcacAGGCACAATCACGGACCACTACGGGTTCCTGACGGACATGCCCACGCTGCACCGCTGCATCAAGGAAGCGCTGCGGCTGCAccctccggcgccgacgatgGTCAGGACGGCGCTGAAGCAGTTCGCCGTCCGGACGAGAGAAGGCCACGAGTACCGCGTCCCGGCAGGGCACACCATCGCGAGCCCCATAGTGATCAGCAACCGTGTGGCCTACATCTACAAGGATCCCCACCTGTATGATCCAGGCCGGTTTGGTccggggagagaggaggacaAGGTTGGCGGGAAATTCTCCTACACGTCGTTCGGTGGCGGGAGGAACAGCTGCGTCGGCGAGGGGTACGCTTACCTGCAGATCAAAGCGATCTGGAGCCATTTGCTGAGGAATTTCGAGCTCAGGTTGGTGTCTCCGTTCCCCAAGACAGATTGGAGTAAGCTAGTGCCGGAGCCCAAAGGGAAGGTGATGGTGAGCTACAAGAGAAGGCAACTGTCTACCACTTAA